The following proteins are encoded in a genomic region of Dialister hominis:
- a CDS encoding arsenate reductase/protein-tyrosine-phosphatase family protein: protein MFKLLFLTHTGTGQPPAALFIARQLIQDADLEDRIEAESARIEDCKGEPLCEEGKNALEAAGFPVTPEVPIPLEWKTYDNYNLILLVDNPDNPALFNTMGGDVDNKIHLLSEYAGFEGDIENPYEEGTFAGAIKASEAACKGLIDQLSSWMK, encoded by the coding sequence ATGTTTAAACTCCTGTTTCTGACCCACACCGGCACCGGGCAGCCGCCTGCCGCGCTCTTCATCGCAAGGCAGCTCATTCAGGATGCTGACCTCGAAGACCGCATCGAAGCAGAAAGTGCCCGAATCGAAGATTGCAAAGGTGAACCACTTTGTGAAGAAGGAAAGAACGCTCTCGAGGCTGCAGGCTTCCCAGTCACCCCCGAAGTCCCCATTCCGCTCGAATGGAAGACTTATGACAACTACAACCTCATCCTTCTCGTCGACAACCCCGATAACCCCGCCCTCTTCAATACTATGGGCGGCGACGTCGACAACAAGATCCACCTGCTCTCCGAATATGCAGGATTTGAAGGGGACATTGAGAACCCTTATGAAGAGGGCACCTTCGCCGGAGCCATCAAGGCCTCCGAGGCAGCCTGCAAGGGCCTCATCGACCAGCTCTCAAGCTGGATGAAATGA
- a CDS encoding sensor domain-containing diguanylate cyclase, with translation MDERVAMSDPDTYNLVYLNKALRHDLGLTEDEDITGKKCYEVLEGAKSPCEFCTNERLSRDYFYKWVHHDARTGQDYIMRDTLVPWRGKNYRFTFSTCLKDYVGKYLKENGEIVGKSAANEMIAIALDERDPDASIDKMLESIGEALKADKVMIFEEDEENVSATYEWKKEGVPSTIDKLQKIPREKAKALYQGYVPSEVTIINDPERMNKALKDGNISAVKINSLVSGHLAINRKSFGFVEVVNPAPDRLKDASLLLTAVTRFLSVLIRNRDIYKRLRQLGNTDQLTGVMSRHRFMGLMQHIPQGEPIALIYADFNDLKDINDTDGHEAGDEALRKMACAMCSVVDQNRVFRVGGDEFIAVAEEVNLDDVKEIVKKMRQAFDEQGVSAALGYGIFKMPIDDIEAAIAEVDHWMYYDKRRVKEEQHKDQDFIPDHLPEKTAGQKEEGKENPEQ, from the coding sequence ATGGACGAAAGAGTCGCCATGAGCGATCCCGATACATACAACCTCGTCTACCTCAACAAAGCCCTCCGCCACGACCTGGGCCTGACAGAGGATGAAGACATCACAGGAAAGAAATGCTACGAAGTCCTCGAAGGCGCCAAGAGCCCGTGCGAATTCTGCACGAACGAACGCCTCTCCAGAGACTACTTCTATAAGTGGGTCCACCACGACGCAAGAACCGGCCAGGACTACATCATGCGCGACACCCTCGTACCGTGGCGCGGCAAGAACTACCGCTTCACCTTCTCGACCTGCCTGAAAGACTACGTAGGCAAGTACCTCAAGGAGAACGGGGAAATCGTCGGAAAATCCGCAGCGAATGAAATGATCGCCATTGCCCTCGACGAAAGAGATCCCGACGCCAGCATCGACAAAATGCTCGAAAGCATCGGGGAAGCCCTCAAAGCCGACAAGGTCATGATCTTCGAAGAAGATGAAGAAAACGTCTCCGCTACCTATGAATGGAAGAAGGAAGGCGTTCCTTCCACCATCGACAAACTCCAGAAAATCCCGCGCGAAAAGGCGAAAGCCCTCTACCAGGGCTACGTCCCCAGCGAAGTTACCATCATCAACGACCCGGAAAGAATGAACAAGGCCTTGAAAGACGGCAACATCAGTGCCGTCAAAATCAACAGCCTCGTCTCCGGGCACCTTGCCATCAACAGGAAATCCTTCGGTTTCGTCGAAGTCGTCAACCCGGCACCCGACAGACTGAAAGACGCCTCCCTCCTCCTGACAGCCGTCACCAGATTCCTCAGCGTCCTCATCCGCAACAGAGACATCTACAAACGCTTGAGACAGCTCGGGAACACCGACCAGCTCACAGGAGTCATGAGCAGGCACCGCTTCATGGGACTCATGCAGCACATCCCGCAAGGCGAACCCATCGCCCTCATCTACGCTGACTTCAATGACCTCAAAGACATTAACGACACCGACGGCCACGAAGCAGGCGATGAAGCACTCAGGAAAATGGCCTGCGCCATGTGCTCCGTCGTAGACCAGAACCGCGTCTTCCGCGTAGGCGGCGACGAATTCATAGCCGTCGCAGAAGAAGTCAACCTCGACGACGTCAAAGAAATCGTCAAGAAAATGAGACAAGCCTTCGACGAACAAGGCGTCAGCGCAGCCCTTGGCTACGGCATCTTCAAAATGCCCATAGACGACATAGAAGCCGCCATCGCCGAAGTCGACCACTGGATGTACTACGACAAACGCCGCGTCAAAGAAGAACAGCACAAAGACCAGGACTTCATCCCCGACCACCTGCCGGAAAAAACCGCAGGACAGAAGGAAGAAGGAAAAGAAAACCCAGAACAGTAA
- the udp gene encoding uridine phosphorylase, producing MPNYAKDGEVMYHTGLTKEMIKGAKYALVPGDPGRVEGLAKALDPNAAFVASHRDFTTWTAEVNGQPILVMSTGMGGPCVTFAVEELARLGVKTFIRVGTTGSMQEDLNLGDIVINKAAVRMDGASKAYAPIEYPAAADMRVTLALEEAAGTLKIPFKTGISVSTDSFWPGQERYDSYAGYVRRAYQGSLEEYQHLGCTNFEMENATLFTLCDVMGLHAGSVCGVVAKRTDSETVAPHDVYEEAEKRFQKTVKLALKMLTGHFLVRI from the coding sequence ATGCCGAATTATGCCAAAGATGGCGAAGTCATGTACCACACCGGCCTGACCAAAGAAATGATAAAAGGCGCCAAATACGCCCTCGTTCCCGGCGACCCGGGACGCGTCGAAGGCCTTGCCAAAGCCCTTGATCCGAACGCCGCCTTTGTCGCCAGCCACAGAGACTTCACCACCTGGACCGCCGAAGTGAATGGACAGCCTATCCTCGTCATGTCCACCGGCATGGGCGGCCCCTGCGTTACCTTCGCCGTAGAAGAACTCGCCCGCCTCGGCGTCAAAACATTCATCCGCGTAGGCACCACAGGCTCCATGCAGGAAGACCTGAACCTCGGCGACATCGTCATCAACAAAGCAGCAGTCAGAATGGATGGCGCCTCCAAAGCCTACGCCCCCATCGAATACCCCGCCGCTGCCGACATGCGTGTCACACTTGCCTTAGAAGAGGCCGCAGGGACCCTGAAGATCCCCTTCAAAACAGGCATATCCGTCTCCACCGACAGCTTCTGGCCCGGCCAGGAACGCTACGACAGCTACGCCGGCTACGTCCGCCGCGCCTACCAGGGAAGCCTCGAAGAATACCAGCACCTCGGCTGCACCAACTTCGAAATGGAAAACGCCACCCTCTTCACACTCTGCGACGTCATGGGCCTTCACGCAGGCTCCGTCTGCGGCGTAGTCGCCAAAAGAACCGACAGCGAGACAGTCGCCCCGCACGACGTCTACGAAGAAGCAGAAAAAAGATTCCAAAAGACAGTCAAGCTCGCATTAAAAATGCTCACAGGACACTTTCTCGTGAGGATTTGA
- a CDS encoding hemolysin family protein: MDDGHIWGELLIIILLVLANGACSLAEIAIVGARKTKLQEMIDAGSKNAVYALRLAEKKEELFSTIQVGITTISIITGMFSGASLAGPLGRELEKIPFLAPYAQGVSMVTVMVLVTYFSLIIGELVPKWVAIAIPEKAACAIARPMILLATVCRPLVLFSTWSTKVVVNLIGVKMGGEQPVSEEEIRVLLQQGAELGTFDKEEPEIIDNVFELNDRTAADCMTARPQLTWLDLEDTEEKIWKDMMETTHFRLPVGSGSLDDFKGLADLSEVLMDQHLYPDKPLKASLIEKVRQPLFIPETLILTKLLRFFRTKGVHEAVVIDEYGTLSGLITLHDVLEEIVGDMPGDKQDIIDEKNKFIRRSENSWLVEGLCSIDEFREYFHIEEELPGEAEDYYKTLGGFITYLLGYIPKETEKATYDRFTFEVMDCDNRRVDKVLVTEGTPSEKEQKENGKKN; encoded by the coding sequence ATGGATGACGGCCACATATGGGGCGAATTATTGATCATCATTTTGCTGGTACTGGCCAATGGGGCTTGTTCTCTGGCGGAGATTGCCATCGTAGGCGCCAGGAAGACGAAGCTGCAGGAAATGATTGACGCGGGCAGCAAGAACGCTGTCTACGCGCTGCGTCTGGCGGAGAAGAAGGAAGAACTCTTCTCCACGATCCAGGTGGGCATCACGACCATCAGCATCATCACTGGTATGTTTTCGGGCGCGTCGCTGGCGGGTCCTTTGGGGCGCGAGCTGGAGAAAATCCCGTTCCTTGCCCCGTATGCGCAGGGCGTCAGCATGGTCACCGTCATGGTGCTTGTGACGTACTTTTCATTGATTATCGGCGAGCTCGTCCCGAAATGGGTCGCGATCGCCATTCCGGAGAAAGCAGCCTGCGCCATTGCAAGGCCGATGATCCTTCTTGCGACCGTCTGCCGTCCGCTCGTGCTTTTCTCCACGTGGTCGACGAAAGTCGTCGTCAATCTAATCGGCGTGAAAATGGGCGGTGAGCAACCGGTCTCCGAAGAAGAAATCCGCGTCCTCCTCCAACAGGGGGCAGAACTCGGCACCTTCGACAAGGAAGAACCGGAAATCATCGACAATGTCTTTGAACTCAACGACCGCACCGCCGCTGACTGCATGACCGCGCGTCCGCAGCTGACATGGCTCGACCTGGAAGACACCGAGGAAAAAATCTGGAAAGACATGATGGAGACCACCCATTTCAGGCTTCCTGTCGGGAGCGGATCCCTCGATGATTTCAAAGGCCTGGCCGACCTTTCCGAAGTCCTTATGGACCAGCACCTTTACCCGGACAAACCGCTGAAGGCATCGCTCATCGAAAAAGTACGCCAGCCGCTCTTCATTCCGGAGACACTCATCCTGACGAAACTTCTCCGCTTCTTCCGCACGAAGGGCGTCCACGAAGCCGTCGTCATCGACGAGTACGGGACATTATCCGGCCTCATCACACTCCATGACGTCCTCGAAGAAATCGTGGGCGACATGCCGGGCGACAAGCAGGACATCATTGACGAGAAAAACAAATTTATCCGCCGCTCCGAAAACTCCTGGCTGGTGGAAGGGCTCTGCTCCATCGATGAATTCAGGGAATATTTCCACATCGAGGAAGAGCTGCCAGGCGAAGCGGAAGACTACTACAAGACTTTGGGGGGCTTTATCACCTACCTGCTCGGCTACATTCCGAAAGAAACGGAAAAAGCAACCTATGACCGATTCACATTCGAAGTCATGGACTGCGACAACCGCAGAGTGGATAAGGTATTGGTAACGGAAGGAACTCCTTCCGAGAAGGAGCAGAAAGAAAATGGCAAAAAAAATTGA
- a CDS encoding helix-turn-helix domain-containing protein, which produces MLDQIASYLYQGVTITQAAENLHMSRITFRKWVLRYKEEGFKGLRPRQHLSYYSNQMKIQAVKEYLKGGVSMLSVCAKYRISGTLSLKTWIEAYNEHKLTDLVSEGGDLMGKRQQSVKEERVRIVQECIASGCDYNKIAKKYNMSYQTLYTWVKKFKEMGEVGLEDYRGKPIRLQTPRTEEERLRQENARLLEEKKDLIAEIALLKKKMEIEERLRSSKDSALLTFSEILKP; this is translated from the coding sequence ATGTTAGACCAGATTGCTTCATATCTCTATCAGGGTGTTACGATTACCCAGGCAGCTGAAAATCTTCATATGAGCCGCATAACATTCAGAAAATGGGTTCTCCGGTATAAAGAGGAGGGCTTTAAGGGATTGCGGCCCAGGCAGCATTTGTCTTACTACTCCAATCAGATGAAGATCCAGGCCGTAAAGGAATATCTTAAAGGCGGCGTTTCCATGCTTTCCGTCTGTGCCAAATACAGAATTTCCGGCACTCTCTCCCTTAAAACATGGATTGAGGCGTATAATGAGCATAAGTTGACAGACCTCGTTTCTGAAGGAGGAGATCTTATGGGCAAACGCCAGCAATCGGTCAAGGAAGAGCGAGTCAGAATCGTTCAGGAGTGCATCGCCAGTGGATGCGATTACAACAAGATAGCCAAGAAGTACAACATGTCCTACCAAACACTCTACACATGGGTAAAAAAGTTCAAGGAGATGGGAGAAGTTGGTCTTGAGGATTACAGAGGAAAGCCAATCAGGCTCCAAACGCCCCGGACCGAAGAAGAACGGCTGCGTCAGGAGAATGCCAGACTTCTTGAAGAGAAGAAGGATCTTATAGCAGAGATTGCCCTGCTAAAAAAAAAGATGGAGATAGAGGAAAGGTTGCGTTCCTCGAAGGATTCAGCCTTACTCACCTTCTCAGAGATTTTAAAGCCATAA
- a CDS encoding IS3 family transposase, translating into MKEVHEETNISIESLCRLSKVSRAAYYGWLNHIKSGRELLREKVAQEVVKIHQEYPDMGYRRMNDWIKKYSESHLMVSDSLVLRVRRILNIKSVIKYKTDGCTRNAKDPKYIFENLLNRDFDAGVSNARWMTDVTEFKYTTADGVLHKLYLSAIIDGHDRRIVSYVIGDRNNTALAFETMEKALKENPGAHPMIHTDRGFQYTSNGFHKIVEKAGLVHSMSRVGCCADNGLMEGFWGMLKRERYYTRKFTSRKAVVSMINGYIYFYNNKRIQRKLHLLAPMEVFNAAPMAA; encoded by the coding sequence ATAAAAGAAGTCCATGAAGAAACCAACATCTCCATAGAAAGTCTCTGCCGACTCTCAAAGGTCTCCAGGGCAGCTTATTACGGCTGGCTGAATCATATTAAGAGCGGCCGTGAACTGCTGAGAGAAAAGGTCGCACAGGAGGTCGTGAAAATCCATCAGGAATATCCGGATATGGGATACCGCCGGATGAACGATTGGATCAAGAAGTATAGCGAGAGCCACCTTATGGTAAGTGACAGTCTGGTTCTTCGTGTCAGGCGGATACTTAATATTAAGTCCGTGATCAAATACAAGACCGATGGCTGCACTCGTAACGCAAAGGATCCAAAGTACATTTTTGAAAACCTGCTGAACCGTGATTTCGATGCAGGCGTATCCAATGCAAGATGGATGACGGATGTCACCGAATTCAAATACACAACGGCTGATGGAGTTTTGCATAAGTTATATTTAAGCGCCATTATTGATGGCCATGACCGTCGGATTGTCTCTTATGTCATCGGCGACAGAAACAATACTGCACTGGCTTTTGAGACAATGGAAAAGGCGCTTAAAGAGAATCCAGGAGCACATCCAATGATTCATACTGACCGCGGATTCCAGTATACAAGCAACGGATTCCATAAGATCGTTGAAAAAGCAGGACTGGTTCACAGCATGTCCCGCGTAGGCTGCTGTGCAGACAACGGTCTGATGGAAGGGTTCTGGGGAATGCTGAAGCGCGAACGTTACTACACACGTAAATTCACCAGCCGCAAAGCAGTGGTAAGCATGATCAACGGCTACATCTACTTCTACAACAACAAACGCATTCAGCGCAAATTACATCTTTTAGCCCCAATGGAAGTATTCAACGCAGCTCCAATGGCTGCATGA
- a CDS encoding SEL1-like repeat protein, producing the protein MKQKKMICALACALCLLGGGASLAAAPAPASTAPAAETAAPLVSSVTSIARNYGWGEQVSQIALEYPEKILTTSLSAEDFSVEGKEIASVWAATTASPGEPTEAGRYVIINIKNTNPQSDMPFKQGGSKGKEGPKNGDASMKSDRVMPDLSVKVTQTGPIRTAKGGETIPAGKTVYTDTSVLEPDISGFIKHTYTDPALKATIPYYLYLPKGYDKSKSYPLLVFIPDASTNISDPKITLVQGNGATVWASEEEQKKHPSIVLAVQYPQELVDSLGMMTTDENVWTKGLTLVTDLIHDVTNTYAVDTNRIYGTGQSQGGMANIAISDKYPDLFAAQFLVACQWNTQEMEALKDKNLWILVSEGDTKAYPGMNDAVSRWEKLGTKVATAPLWNSHADSKSMADLVRQIEKQDAAINYTVFQNGNHMYTWTFAYNIPGIRDWLYLQTLDNTPVSFNESGLSQGEKHEIAGKVLSQGLRFYNGKTEEDAAKALAYFKEADKLGHMKAARYIGLLYQEGRGVPKNDKETASWFKKGAEDGDITSQYLLGKCYEDGTGVERDYALALKWYRKSAERGDIIAAPGMTDEALLLEKGLGGERNLPLARQLLTKAAALGYAPAKEALAAL; encoded by the coding sequence ATGAAACAGAAAAAAATGATCTGCGCACTGGCATGTGCGCTCTGTCTTCTGGGAGGCGGCGCAAGTCTGGCAGCAGCGCCTGCTCCGGCAAGTACTGCGCCGGCAGCTGAAACAGCAGCCCCTCTCGTTTCTTCGGTCACTTCCATCGCCCGCAACTATGGCTGGGGCGAGCAGGTCTCCCAAATCGCTCTCGAATATCCTGAGAAAATCCTGACAACTTCCCTCTCTGCGGAAGATTTCTCCGTGGAAGGAAAGGAAATCGCCTCCGTCTGGGCAGCGACCACGGCATCCCCGGGCGAACCCACGGAAGCCGGCAGGTATGTCATCATCAATATCAAGAACACGAATCCGCAGTCCGATATGCCCTTTAAGCAGGGCGGCTCCAAAGGAAAGGAAGGCCCCAAGAACGGTGATGCGTCCATGAAGAGCGACCGCGTCATGCCTGACCTCTCCGTGAAGGTCACGCAGACCGGCCCGATCCGCACGGCCAAGGGGGGGGAGACCATCCCTGCTGGAAAGACGGTCTATACGGACACTTCCGTCCTTGAGCCGGACATTTCCGGTTTCATCAAGCACACTTACACTGATCCGGCCCTGAAGGCAACGATCCCTTACTACCTCTACCTTCCGAAGGGCTATGACAAATCGAAGAGCTACCCGCTTCTCGTCTTCATCCCGGATGCCAGCACGAATATCAGCGATCCGAAAATCACCCTCGTCCAGGGCAACGGCGCGACCGTCTGGGCATCGGAGGAAGAGCAGAAGAAGCATCCTTCCATCGTCCTTGCCGTCCAGTATCCACAGGAACTCGTCGACTCCCTCGGCATGATGACGACGGATGAAAACGTTTGGACAAAGGGCCTCACCCTCGTCACCGATCTCATCCATGATGTCACGAACACGTACGCCGTCGACACGAACCGCATCTACGGCACCGGCCAGTCCCAGGGCGGCATGGCAAACATCGCCATCAGCGATAAGTATCCGGACCTCTTTGCCGCACAGTTCCTTGTCGCCTGCCAGTGGAACACGCAGGAAATGGAAGCGCTGAAGGACAAGAACCTCTGGATCCTCGTCAGCGAAGGCGACACGAAAGCGTATCCGGGCATGAACGACGCTGTCTCCCGCTGGGAAAAGCTGGGCACGAAAGTAGCCACTGCTCCCCTCTGGAACAGCCACGCTGACTCCAAGTCCATGGCCGACCTCGTGCGCCAGATCGAAAAGCAGGACGCTGCCATCAATTACACCGTCTTCCAGAACGGCAACCACATGTACACATGGACCTTTGCCTACAATATCCCGGGCATCCGTGACTGGCTCTATCTCCAGACACTGGACAACACTCCCGTTTCCTTCAACGAAAGCGGCCTTTCCCAGGGAGAGAAGCATGAAATTGCCGGCAAAGTCCTAAGCCAGGGCCTCCGTTTCTATAATGGAAAGACAGAAGAAGACGCAGCCAAAGCACTCGCCTATTTCAAGGAAGCTGACAAGCTAGGCCACATGAAAGCCGCCCGCTACATCGGACTCCTCTATCAGGAAGGCCGCGGCGTCCCGAAGAATGACAAGGAAACTGCCTCCTGGTTCAAGAAAGGCGCGGAAGACGGCGACATCACGAGCCAGTACCTCCTCGGGAAATGCTATGAGGACGGGACAGGTGTAGAAAGGGATTATGCCCTTGCATTGAAATGGTACAGGAAATCTGCGGAAAGAGGCGACATCATCGCCGCCCCGGGCATGACCGACGAAGCCCTGCTCCTTGAAAAGGGACTTGGCGGAGAAAGAAATCTCCCCCTCGCCCGCCAGCTCCTCACGAAAGCCGCAGCCCTGGGCTATGCGCCCGCCAAAGAGGCCCTCGCCGCTCTCTGA
- a CDS encoding EAL domain-containing protein: protein MLDEKTIEELHSYYDRLPGGICLVKADDSEEILLANAELLNYYQCANWQEFKELTGGTYRGMVEASDYIPLKDIVRVKGQPEANYAYFQFPYRTREGHFNKGNALLIRTTQKGLGDIWSINVMKSKYSRAPGETENITGLLGGTAFYKRVNEHIQMEKIDGTGGLYCSVYFNLTNFKLYNSNYGIEQGDELLRKVADVLRAHFPYSIIAHLNADNFALVAPRDGVIEQVEAVCREVDEMIDNFSITLKAGVFFRDPDNPSEYTANSAFDMAKIACDSIKGDASRSWATYTETMGKNLAARAYVLENFDRALRNGYIKIFYQPVVRTLTGKLCGMEALARWEDPERGRLTPDMFVPVLEDAKLIYKLDSYVVEQVGKRLRTMEDSGMPVLPISVNLSSADFDQVDPLDVVERVVRKYRLPRSYIRIEITESALVKNGKKLQREIDRFRKAGYQCWMDDFGSGYSSFNVLQNFHFDELKIDMAFLRNFNDQSRKIIKSIVLMAKSLGVHTLAEGAETQEQVDFLRSVGCEKIQGYFYGRPMKYDDLRVHCRDKNLREETRQEEFAYDKLGLINVLTGAPVALCAVNDKSMRILYENDAYKKVLEDVSVSDLRQANANLAADDLPMHKKFRTFVDKAVDSMKKESMTYVDNGKYLRVNMEIVARTNQISVGRLALYNITFDDKFKETKRYDEIFRNAILFYDGIYYVHMDTGVLEVLETINPLLKAGDRIPYARQLIARYAARFIHRDDQERFMQYADAKRLYEIAKASKRSEANNVFRVKQKDGNYRWKEFDAIVLYKSQSKDLLLCLRDATMERLREREEKVPEFFESFGYVPRNETRDYNQQNSQIFINNALQSFLDFSGIKFFWKDKNRRFKGASNAFLNYYGLKLEDILGKTDEDTGWHINEGPYKDDEWAVLRHGRVKRHVIGHCIVKGVPHTIAASKFPIYDGNEIVGLAGYFNDVDKGLWRQEQQVKIGLTDPDTGLFGFRGMMMTGLQYADNYRLHGEDFCAIMLDVPDFDATVRMYGPQIRKKLLKRIQKALDTFDVQKRALGHIGEGGNFLCFVKRQDAKSIHKYLIQLAKNIHEITKIDGYDCTLYLRYSTAWCSESKNLDGMLHLLMERLNDQKL from the coding sequence ATGTTGGATGAGAAAACGATTGAAGAGCTCCATTCCTATTATGACAGGCTCCCCGGGGGCATTTGTCTGGTCAAGGCAGATGATTCCGAGGAAATTTTGCTTGCCAACGCGGAGCTTCTGAATTACTACCAGTGCGCGAACTGGCAGGAGTTCAAGGAGCTGACCGGAGGGACGTACCGGGGCATGGTGGAAGCATCCGACTATATTCCGCTGAAAGATATCGTAAGAGTGAAGGGGCAGCCGGAGGCAAATTATGCCTACTTCCAGTTCCCGTACAGGACGAGAGAAGGCCATTTCAATAAAGGAAATGCGCTCCTGATCCGCACGACGCAGAAGGGGCTCGGGGACATCTGGTCCATCAATGTCATGAAGAGCAAGTACAGCCGCGCGCCCGGTGAGACGGAAAATATCACAGGGCTCCTTGGGGGTACTGCGTTCTACAAGCGTGTCAATGAACACATCCAGATGGAAAAGATCGACGGGACCGGCGGACTGTACTGTTCTGTCTATTTCAACCTCACGAACTTCAAATTGTACAACTCCAATTACGGCATTGAGCAGGGCGACGAACTGCTCCGGAAGGTGGCGGACGTACTGCGCGCGCATTTCCCGTACTCCATCATCGCCCACTTGAATGCCGATAATTTTGCCCTCGTTGCGCCGCGTGACGGCGTCATCGAGCAGGTGGAAGCCGTCTGCCGCGAAGTCGATGAAATGATCGACAATTTCAGCATCACACTGAAGGCCGGCGTCTTCTTCCGCGACCCGGACAATCCGTCCGAATATACAGCCAACAGTGCTTTCGATATGGCCAAGATCGCCTGCGACTCCATCAAGGGCGATGCCAGCAGGAGCTGGGCCACGTACACCGAGACGATGGGGAAGAACCTCGCTGCCCGCGCGTACGTCCTGGAGAATTTCGACCGCGCCCTGAGAAACGGCTACATCAAGATTTTCTACCAGCCTGTCGTCCGCACCCTGACAGGGAAGCTCTGCGGCATGGAAGCGCTCGCCCGCTGGGAAGATCCCGAAAGAGGCAGACTCACGCCGGACATGTTCGTTCCGGTCCTTGAAGATGCCAAGCTCATTTACAAACTGGACTCCTACGTCGTCGAGCAGGTCGGGAAACGTTTGCGCACGATGGAAGATTCCGGCATGCCGGTCCTCCCGATTTCCGTCAACCTGTCCAGCGCCGATTTCGATCAGGTCGATCCCCTCGACGTCGTCGAAAGAGTCGTCAGGAAGTACCGCCTGCCCAGAAGTTATATTCGCATAGAAATCACCGAAAGCGCCCTCGTCAAAAACGGCAAGAAGCTCCAGCGCGAAATCGACCGCTTCAGGAAAGCGGGCTACCAGTGCTGGATGGACGACTTCGGAAGCGGCTACTCCTCCTTCAATGTGCTGCAGAATTTCCACTTCGATGAACTGAAGATCGATATGGCCTTCCTGCGCAATTTCAATGACCAGAGCCGGAAAATCATCAAATCCATCGTCCTCATGGCGAAATCCCTCGGCGTCCATACGCTCGCTGAAGGCGCCGAGACGCAGGAACAGGTGGATTTCCTCCGCTCCGTCGGCTGCGAAAAGATCCAGGGCTACTTCTACGGTCGTCCGATGAAGTATGATGACCTCCGCGTCCACTGCCGCGACAAGAACCTGCGCGAAGAAACGCGTCAGGAAGAATTTGCCTACGACAAACTCGGCCTCATCAATGTCCTCACCGGTGCGCCGGTCGCCCTCTGCGCCGTCAATGACAAATCGATGAGAATCCTCTACGAAAACGACGCCTACAAGAAAGTCCTCGAAGACGTCAGCGTCAGCGACCTCCGCCAGGCCAATGCCAATCTGGCGGCCGACGACCTGCCGATGCACAAGAAATTCAGGACCTTCGTCGACAAAGCTGTCGACAGCATGAAGAAAGAATCGATGACCTACGTCGACAATGGAAAGTACCTGCGCGTCAATATGGAAATCGTCGCCAGGACGAACCAGATCAGCGTCGGCCGTCTGGCCCTCTACAACATCACATTTGACGATAAATTCAAGGAAACGAAGCGGTATGACGAAATCTTCAGAAACGCCATCCTCTTCTACGACGGGATCTACTATGTCCACATGGACACGGGCGTCCTCGAAGTCCTTGAGACCATTAATCCGCTCCTGAAAGCAGGTGACCGCATCCCGTATGCACGCCAGCTCATCGCGCGCTATGCGGCCCGCTTCATCCACAGGGATGATCAGGAACGCTTCATGCAGTATGCAGATGCCAAGAGACTGTATGAAATCGCGAAGGCATCGAAACGGTCCGAAGCGAACAACGTCTTCCGCGTCAAGCAGAAAGACGGCAACTACCGCTGGAAAGAATTCGACGCCATCGTTCTCTATAAATCCCAGTCCAAGGACCTTCTCCTCTGCCTCAGAGACGCCACCATGGAACGCCTCCGCGAAAGAGAAGAGAAAGTGCCTGAATTCTTCGAATCCTTCGGCTACGTGCCAAGAAATGAAACAAGGGACTACAACCAGCAGAACAGCCAGATTTTCATCAACAATGCCCTGCAGTCTTTCCTCGACTTCTCCGGCATCAAGTTCTTCTGGAAGGACAAGAACCGCCGCTTCAAAGGCGCTTCGAACGCTTTCCTCAATTACTACGGCCTGAAGCTGGAAGACATCCTTGGCAAGACGGACGAAGACACGGGCTGGCATATCAACGAAGGCCCGTACAAGGACGACGAATGGGCCGTCCTCCGTCATGGACGCGTGAAACGCCACGTCATCGGCCACTGCATCGTCAAAGGCGTACCGCACACCATTGCTGCCTCGAAATTCCCGATTTATGACGGCAATGAAATCGTCGGCCTCGCCGGCTACTTCAACGACGTCGACAAAGGACTCTGGCGCCAGGAGCAGCAGGTCAAGATCGGCCTCACCGATCCGGACACTGGACTCTTCGGCTTCCGCGGCATGATGATGACAGGCCTCCAGTATGCGGACAACTACCGCCTCCATGGAGAAGACTTCTGCGCTATCATGCTCGACGTGCCCGACTTCGATGCCACCGTCCGCATGTACGGCCCGCAGATCAGGAAGAAACTCCTGAAACGCATCCAGAAAGCGCTTGATACCTTCGACGTACAGAAACGCGCACTCGGCCATATCGGCGAAGGCGGCAATTTCCTCTGCTTCGTCAAAAGACAGGATGCCAAATCCATCCACAAGTACCTCATCCAGCTCGCCAAGAATATCCATGAAATCACCAAGATCGACGGATACGACTGCACCCTCTACCTGCGCTATTCGACCGCATGGTGCTCCGAGTCCAAGAACCTCGACGGCATGCTGCACCTCCTCATGGAACGTCTGAATGACCAGAAACTCTAG